The DNA window gattttttttataatcaaaatttgctacaaggCATCGaaaacgcgtaattagctggtggacaccgtaagatcacgaatttgctgcagggcacTACAAAAGTGTGGTAAAGGCTAGGGTTCGGGCGTGGTGCGACACCAAGACCAACTGGGTCCGGTTCGACTGGATCCAGTCaacataacgggttggccgtCGAGGGCAATcttgtcatttttagaatttttgactccgaaaataataaaaaaaatggcaggagtgtcctatagctaattaccacatttttatGGTGCCTTGCagcaaattcatgatcttacggtgtccgccggctaattacgcgtttttcaatgccctgtagcaaattttgtcttttttatattaggatagattattgatttatttggcTGTGAATTTAATAAGATCATATTTAAATCGGTCAACCAAGATCTGGACCGTCCAGTGAGTTGAATTTAGCTGGACGAGTTCGGACACTAGGGCTGAGCAACTTCAATGGACTCTACACTGATATCCAAATATGGGCCAGATCCATAAACCTCAGCCTTCCATCTACGGACCATAATCACCATATGGACATGAAACAAAGTGTTGGGCtttttttgagagagagaaCTCAGTATGAGCACCTCCAAAGTCTGGTCGGTATATCCTAGTCATTAGAATCCTGAAAAATTCGCTTTAACTAGAAGTCAAGTGTTAGGCTTTTGTTCcatttgattttgatattttgtacTAACACGCAGAAAGAACATGATTGACTGGCTGACAGGTAACATTGCCGTGTTTCATCatggaattaattaacaagCTCTACTTTCGTACATACTCGTTGAGACTGTAATTAAATGGAACGAACGACAACTCCAACGAGAATGTATTAGAGTTGATGACGAACTGGCAAATCTATCAGCAATTGGACCTGATCGATGGTTGAACcaatttggtaaaatttgcAATGCAGAGGAGGTACGGGTGCCGGGCGATGATGCTggagacggtggcggcggtgccggGGATGGTGGCCGGCGCGGTGCTGCACCTCCGGTCGCTCCGGCGGATCGAGCACAGCGGCGGGTGGATCCGGGCGCTGCTGGAGGAGGCCGAGAACGAGCGGATGCACCTGATGACGTTCATGGAGGTGTCGCAGCCGCGGTGGTACGAGCGCGCGCTGGTGGTCGCCGTCCAGGGCGTCTTCCTCCACGCCTACCTCGCCGCCTACCTCCTCTCGCCGCGCTTCGCCCACCGCGTCGTCGGCTAcctcgaggaggaggccgtCCACTCCTACACCGAGTTCCTCCGCGACCTCGACGCCGGCAAGATCGACGACGTCCCGGCccccgccatcgccatcgacTACTGGCGCCTCCCCGCCGACGCCACGCTCAGGGACGTCGTCATGGTCGTCCGCGCCGACGAGGCCCACCACCGCGACGTCAACCACTACGCCTCCGTACGCACGCGCTCATGCATCactgtctcttttttttcccccagcTTATTTGGGCGATTTCGAACAAAAAATTTCGTATTTTGAACAAATTTTGATTACGTGTGGATGCGTTTGCAGGACATACATTACCAGGGGCAGGCGCTGCGGGAGGTGGCCGCGCCGCTGGGCTACCACTGATCGATGGATTGAGAGCTTCGGAACGGACGgacacgatcgatcgatcgccaaAGGATCAATAAATCCATTATCCATAGATATACGGAGCACATTATTTGGACGCACGCAATGGTCGTTGCAGTTTTCTCTTAACTTCTGTGTTTATTTCAGAAAATTTTACCCGTCTCGTGTGTTCGATCGGTATGGTTGTATATACCCGTGCCTTGTTAATTTACTGTGCTTTTGGTTTCAGTTAAGGGATGTGATCATGTGAAAATTGATTGGAACTGTGGACCAATTTCAGCTATACATATCTTGTCGCTGTTTACGTTAGCACTGGTGCGGTCCGGTCGTTTTTCAGAAATTTCTTTCTGCTTCTGCCGGTGGTGTTCTtgtctaatttatatatttagaaatttggATATATGGATTTTGTTATACAAATGATGTCTTACCTGGTATCCAAAACAACTGGATGATATATTTGCGTTCCTGAACCGGGACTATCTAATTTCCAGGTGACTGAAAATTCACAAATTTTCAATCAATCTGTTTTAAAGTACCGTTGGATAAGGTCCACATCATCTACCACTACTACAGTATCATGGATGACATATCCACGGCTATAAGGTTGCTCAGTATGTTGGTTTCATTTTCAATAAATATGGTGCTATATTAGTAAAACTGATAACATGACATGTGATTTATGACGAGAGAGTTAATTTCACCTAGATTAAACCGGTCGTGCACCGTTTCCAATACTTTGAAACCGATTGAAACTAGCATGGGAGCACAACCAGTTTCATTTCAACTTCTTTTCGCCCAATCCAACCATAATTCATGTGATAAATTAAATGCAAGTTTGTctaagaaacaaaaaagataataaaactGCACATTAGAAGTGATGGTTTCATAGCACTTGAGCTAATGTTGtatcttaaaaataacaaaatgaaACTTGCCATTGGGAATAGCCTAATGACATTGCCGTAAGGATTATGACATAGAATGAATACACACCAAGCAGGGCTTTTGCTGAAATCCATAACCAATGACGTGTTAGTGGATTTGTTTGTATTATTCGGCTTTGCATGGGCTTTTATAGGGTTGTGTTGGTTTTTCTTGGCCTGATGTGCTTCTATACATGCTTATGGGCTTTGCATTAACCTTTTCAGGATTTGTTTCGTTTCCTGGGCTTGTGTTGTAAGTACCTATGAGCTTTGATGGACTTTGCTACGTAGGCTTCATATTTTCTTGCATTTCTAATATACAAAAAAGAGCTTTTATAGGGTATTTTCCTATCTCAATACATGTTTTGAGTACATGTATTAGGTTTTGAATCAAACCACAAAGGGAAACTCCAACTTCCTCTTGTGACATAAATTCCCTTAGCAAGAGCACATGCATCCAGTAAATCATAAagcaaaaatggtaaaaaaaaaaccaagagaAAGATCGAATGGAAGAACTTGTGATACAAAGTTCTTGAAAACAGATTTATGAACTTGATAGCTGTCACgaccagaaatttctcacacgaatttctgaacttaattgtgtattaaaatccctgtccatgaccagctagggtacacaaaaaatacaatgttgattacataaccatcgttcttagaaacaactaaaaataacatttattctaacgaaaatacaGCGGAATGGGAACGTAGACTaactccagcgggtacggctctagtccacaagcgacacttcgacggcggaacagctcactcctgataGTCACCTCCATTGGACTCAACTTCTATCTTTGGAGGGGggattgagcaaggctgagtacaaaccaccatactcaacaagcagcacggaaaagagagtaataaatgatgcataaggatccaTAAGGAcatgctagggttagttgcaataaagcagcatttaaataaataacagagattaaaccgaataaaagtaattaagtaaataaaacaatgaataaataacagttgtaaaataccacaacactgtctaacgttacaccacgttgcgacaggcccaaccactactcaacgttactccacgttgcagtagtcccaagtgaaagccagtttgcccaggtcattaaaggttcaactaatcacagtaaAGCTAGGAgtccgcccgtaaccgtgggcacggctattcaaatagattatactctgatcagaggtgtagtACTGTACCCAcgagacacgactccactgcacttgaatgtgcgccgacataccaacATAGTacaccggaaaggagaccgtgataggacctgttacataaccctccctatttaatcgcaccgcacttcaggtttcaacctcctcctttacaccaagtcgggcagtcccttCTTGTGacttggtagatccgaaagcagcagaggctttcgctACACCAcaattgcccgtccatactccatcacgcctacccttgccttggtacgtcaaatagttcgaagccatgttttaaatcccaccttacccattttggcACGTGGTTAGCACTAGATTACTTCTATGGTTTCCCGtaaaccggtccttaattgccatgggtgcgactctcaaaaccatgcacccacagcccaccattaccaatattttagttggcatcaacccgaaccgggtaataaatcattattaacagctattcagaactaaacaTGATTAATgagtgatcccatgagctacttgttctaagcatggataagtattaacctaggcctaactctaatcaagttattcATGGTATAGcacgaataaagttggataaacaatggcataataatagTGTATCAcccgtaaaataaatacaataaatactttaattaaaacagtgcatatttgaataaacaaagcgggggatttgcaataataggttcaatatgatcaaagatgagtgccacttgccttgctctggtcctaggggaacttcggcgacgatctcaaaataaaccggcgcttcggcggggtccgaatctaagcgataaagcacaaaaataaataaaacaggcacaaactctactaaaatagtaaaagaaagtatttttaatggattcttgagaattttatgaatttaatgaaatttgaatggacttaaacggagaccggacgaattagttatgaattttagaagttttctgggtttttttaactaaacagaaaagtcctaaatcaattattgcgcaattaaatgaGGTGAtgacgtcggcgaggagagaagaggggtggcgccgacaggtgggctcGGGGTGTCGGTGAAAGGGGAGGAGGCAAAGGGACTGACAAGCGGGGCcccgggaggagggagagagggggaggctgGCTGGCCAGTGGGCTCGGCCGGCCAGTGAGAGGGAAatagagagggggagggagagcgcggccggcggcggtcggctTGGGCaacgcggcgacggcggtggcggcgaccgagggGCGGTGGCGGTAGTGACGctagcggacggcggcggtgccacgacgacggcgacgcggcgatgACGGCGCAGGAATCGACGGCGCAAGGGCGCagccgagagggagagcggCAGCAGACCAACACGACGGCAATGAGCGCGAGCGCACTCGGGCAGCGGCAAGGACGGTCGAGCGatggcgtcgcgaaggc is part of the Oryza brachyantha chromosome 2, ObraRS2, whole genome shotgun sequence genome and encodes:
- the LOC102704952 gene encoding ubiquinol oxidase 2, mitochondrial-like encodes the protein MTLVQQSARRLFSPASVAGGRSPVADLPKALSSLWMAGAVPRRFAGTAAAGGVDVTAKKEEPEKEAASYWGVAPTRLVKEDGTVWKWSCFRPWDTYEADVSIDLTKHHDPVTLGDKVARWTVKSLRWPVDLFFQRRYGCRAMMLETVAAVPGMVAGAVLHLRSLRRIEHSGGWIRALLEEAENERMHLMTFMEVSQPRWYERALVVAVQGVFLHAYLAAYLLSPRFAHRVVGYLEEEAVHSYTEFLRDLDAGKIDDVPAPAIAIDYWRLPADATLRDVVMVVRADEAHHRDVNHYASDIHYQGQALREVAAPLGYH